AAGTTCTTCCAGACGTGGAGACGCTCGCCAAGATCGCCGAAGTGTACGGCGTCCCCCTTTCGCGCATTTTGGAAAAGGACGCGGACGAACCCCCCAAGAAGAGACGCGACCCCGCGCTTTTGACGAAAGCTTTGATCGCAGCCATCTCGGTTTGCGTCGTTTGGGCGATCGCCGTCGTCATTTACGTCTATATCCGCGTATTTATGAAGACCTCGGCTTGGCAGGTCTTTATTTGGGCGATCCCCGCTTCCGCGCTTTTGATGCAGTTTTTCAACACGCGCTGGATCCGCGTGCCTTTCCTTTCGATGATCTGTTCTTCCGTCGCGATCTGGGGGCTGATCACCGCCGTTTACTGCACGATCCTTTCCTATAACATCTGGCTGATCTTTTTGATCGGAATCCCTCTGCAAGCCATCGTCGTCCTCGTCTCGATTTTGAAAAAAGAGCGTCACAAACTGAAAACAACGAAATGAACTATTTGTTTTTCGATTTGGAATTCGCCTCCTGCAAAGGCGGCTATCATAAGATTTGCGAATTCGGCTACGCGCTGACGGACGAAGCCTTTACTTTGATTGAGCGCGGCAATTTAATGATCGATCCTTTGATCGGGCGCGGCGAGTGGGACTTCTATGCGCTCCGCAAGATCATCAAACGGAAGATCTCGGACTTTACGTCCGAACCGCCTTTCGCCCGTCGTTACGAGACCATTCTCTCCCTTTTCGATCAATCGACCTACGCCTTCGGGCATTCGACGGTCGGCGACGTACAAGCGCTGAACCAAGAGTGCAAGCGGTTCTCTCTTCCCCCGCTCCGCTTCTCCTTTTTCGATCTCGCCGAGTTTTACAAAAAGCACACGCAAAGCAAGAATCAACGCGCCCTGACGGCGATCCTATCCGATCTCTCCGTTTCGGGTGACGAAAACGCCCACAACGCCGAAGCCGACGCCTACAACACGATGCTCGGAGTAAAAGAGATCCTGAAACGGGAAAGCGAAACGACCTTCCGGGAAGACCCCGTCGAAGCGTTCGAAGTCTTCCTTTCCAAATACGGGATCGCGCCGAGAAAAAGCGAAACGATCTCGCCCGAGCCGCACCGCAAAAGATCGCGCTCCGGATCGAGGAAAAGGCAAAACGAAAATAGAGAAACTGCGTCGAAAAGTAGCGCGGAATAACGCAAACGATCAAAAAAAAGGAAGCTCTCCGACTCGAAAGCTTCCTTTTTTCAATTTGGGAAACGATTGACTTATTTCGCCTTTTTCTTTTCGCGAGCGGGCGTCAGCGCGTACGCAAGCAGGTAGATCGCATAGGCGATCAAAATGATGCCGAACGCCAAGCTCATATACGCGCGGAAGGATCCGACGGTCAGGAACAAGACGCCGAGCGTAATCAAGAACGCACCGATCAAGAATTCGAGAACGAACAAGACCAAATTGCGGTTATTTCTCCAATAGCGAAGCAAAAAGGAATCCATAAAAACGCAAGCGCCGATCACGATAAAGACGATCGGGATCAAACCGAGGATCATCGTGGCGACGTGGCGCGTGATGATAAAAATTCCGAGCGCAATGATCGCGCTGCCGATCGCGACGCTTTTGGAAACGAGCGTTTTCTCCTTCAAAAACTCCGAAATGAGTGTGATCAATCCGAGAAGAAGGACGCTGATACCGAGAATGACGTCCAGCCATTTCGCGCCGAGTCGATCCATAAAGAGAAACAAAATGCCCGCGATCAAAAGAGTGATCGCGTTGATGATCGTTATCGTTTTCGTGGAAATAGTCTTTGCCATAATTACCTCCGAAAGAGAAACTTGACAGCGCCGCCGTCTTCGGGTATTATATAACAAAACACGCGGATTATCAACATTTCCATGCGATTATCTTTGCGAAGAGGAAAAAATGAAAGTACTTTTTGTCATAAATTCGATCTACACGAAAGGAAACGGGCTCGCAACTTCCGCCCGCCGAACGATCAAATACCTGAA
This genomic window from Clostridia bacterium contains:
- a CDS encoding DUF308 domain-containing protein, with the protein product MAKTISTKTITIINAITLLIAGILFLFMDRLGAKWLDVILGISVLLLGLITLISEFLKEKTLVSKSVAIGSAIIALGIFIITRHVATMILGLIPIVFIVIGACVFMDSFLLRYWRNNRNLVLFVLEFLIGAFLITLGVLFLTVGSFRAYMSLAFGIILIAYAIYLLAYALTPAREKKKAK
- a CDS encoding helix-turn-helix domain-containing protein; translated protein: MDNLREIITENLLTLRRKNKMTQQELAKQINYSDKAVSRWENGEVLPDVETLAKIAEVYGVPLSRILEKDADEPPKKRRDPALLTKALIAAISVCVVWAIAVVIYVYIRVFMKTSAWQVFIWAIPASALLMQFFNTRWIRVPFLSMICSSVAIWGLITAVYCTILSYNIWLIFLIGIPLQAIVVLVSILKKERHKLKTTK